The following proteins are encoded in a genomic region of Actinomadura sp. NAK00032:
- a CDS encoding DHA2 family efflux MFS transporter permease subunit, translating into MTTAKDEARDERAMPKGRDLYVILGALMLAMLLAALDQTIVSTALPTIVSDLGGLNHLSWVVTAYLLASTASTPLWGKLGDQYGRKRLFQTSIVIFLIGSALCGLSQDMFELIVFRAIQGLGGGGLMVLVVAIVGDVVPPRERGRYQGLFGAVFGVSSVCGPLLGGWFVDNLSWRWVFYINIPIGIVALIVIAAVLHASGERERHRIDYLGTLLIVGWAVGLVLMTTWGGTQYAWSSAPIIGLAVGSVALIVVWLLVERRAAEPIMPPALLANPVFALGAAISFAVGFAMFGALTFLPIFLQVVHGVSPTLSGVYLLPMMLGMLVSSIGSGQLITHFGRYKIYPVVGTPLIALALWLCSGLSENSSTLSMSLRFALLGFGLGLVLQVLVIAVQNAVSYQDLGSATSGVTFFRQIGGSFGVAVFGSIFSNQLATHVGDLARVLPPGFDPAAVQGNPQLLDRFPGEVKQAVLHAYAQSIDSVFLWAVPVAAAAFVLTWFLREVPLRATSQTHDYGEGFGAAPTVRSSRHEIERALSELMRKDPKAAELYDRLALLCGVDLPAGSVWALCRIAKDGTVGRQELADRAGVTMEHGRPYVDRLVAAGYVERSDTTLAITTSGQAVAERLFAARRAGLARHVDGWAPEEHPELADLLTRLAHASVGDDEDGEILRRPPAAAVREA; encoded by the coding sequence ATGACGACGGCGAAGGACGAGGCGCGGGACGAGCGGGCCATGCCGAAGGGCCGCGACCTCTATGTGATCCTCGGCGCCCTCATGCTCGCCATGCTGCTGGCGGCGCTCGACCAGACGATCGTGTCCACGGCGCTGCCGACGATCGTCAGCGACCTCGGCGGGCTGAACCACCTGTCGTGGGTCGTGACGGCGTACCTGCTCGCCTCGACGGCCTCGACGCCGCTGTGGGGCAAGCTCGGCGACCAGTACGGGCGCAAGCGGCTGTTCCAGACGTCCATCGTCATCTTCCTGATCGGGTCGGCGCTGTGCGGCCTGTCCCAGGACATGTTCGAGCTGATCGTGTTCCGCGCCATTCAGGGGCTCGGCGGCGGCGGGCTGATGGTGCTCGTCGTCGCGATCGTCGGGGACGTGGTGCCGCCCCGCGAGCGCGGCCGGTACCAGGGGCTGTTCGGCGCGGTCTTCGGCGTGTCCAGCGTGTGCGGGCCGCTGCTCGGCGGCTGGTTCGTCGACAACCTGTCGTGGCGCTGGGTGTTCTACATCAACATCCCCATCGGCATCGTCGCGCTGATCGTGATCGCCGCCGTCCTGCACGCCTCGGGGGAGCGGGAGCGGCACCGCATCGACTACCTCGGGACGCTGCTGATCGTCGGCTGGGCGGTCGGGCTGGTGCTGATGACGACCTGGGGCGGGACGCAGTACGCCTGGTCGTCCGCGCCGATCATCGGGCTCGCCGTGGGGTCGGTGGCGCTGATCGTCGTGTGGCTGCTGGTGGAGCGGCGCGCGGCCGAGCCGATCATGCCGCCGGCGCTGCTGGCGAACCCGGTGTTCGCGCTGGGCGCGGCGATCAGCTTCGCGGTCGGCTTCGCGATGTTCGGCGCGCTGACGTTCCTGCCGATCTTCCTCCAGGTGGTGCACGGGGTGTCGCCGACGCTGTCGGGCGTCTACCTGCTGCCGATGATGCTCGGCATGCTGGTCAGCTCGATCGGCTCCGGGCAGCTGATCACCCACTTCGGCCGCTACAAGATCTATCCGGTGGTCGGCACGCCGCTCATCGCACTGGCGCTGTGGCTGTGCTCGGGGCTGAGCGAGAACTCGTCCACGCTGTCGATGAGCCTGCGGTTCGCGCTGCTCGGCTTCGGGCTGGGGCTGGTGCTGCAGGTGCTCGTCATCGCCGTCCAGAACGCGGTGTCGTACCAGGACCTGGGGTCGGCCACGTCCGGGGTCACGTTCTTCCGGCAGATCGGCGGGTCGTTCGGCGTCGCGGTGTTCGGGTCCATCTTCAGCAACCAGCTCGCCACGCACGTCGGCGATCTGGCGCGGGTCCTGCCGCCGGGGTTCGACCCTGCGGCCGTCCAGGGGAATCCCCAGCTGCTCGACCGGTTCCCAGGCGAGGTCAAGCAGGCCGTTCTGCACGCCTATGCGCAGTCGATCGACTCGGTGTTCCTGTGGGCCGTGCCAGTGGCGGCTGCCGCGTTCGTGCTGACGTGGTTCTTGCGCGAGGTCCCGTTGCGGGCGACGTCGCAGACGCACGACTACGGCGAGGGGTTCGGTGCGGCGCCGACCGTCCGTTCGTCCAGGCACGAGATAGAGCGCGCCTTGAGCGAACTCATGCGCAAGGACCCGAAGGCGGCCGAACTCTACGACCGGCTGGCCCTGCTGTGCGGGGTGGACCTGCCGGCGGGCAGCGTATGGGCGCTGTGCCGCATCGCCAAGGACGGCACAGTCGGACGGCAGGAACTCGCCGACCGGGCTGGGGTCACGATGGAGCACGGCCGCCCGTACGTCGACCGGCTGGTCGCCGCCGGGTACGTCGAGCGGAGCGACACGACCCTCGCCATCACCACATCCGGCCAGGCCGTCGCCGAGCGCCTCTTCGCCGCCCGCCGCGCGGGCCTCGCCCGGCACGTGGACGGCTGGGCGCCCGAGGAGCACCCGGAGCTGGCCGACCTGCTGACGCGGCTGGCGCACGCGTCCGTCGGCGACGACGAGGACGGCGAGATTTTGCGCCGCCCGCCGGCCGCCGCCGTCCGCGAGGCCTAG
- a CDS encoding DUF6191 domain-containing protein — MDGTLAWPLVVLLIVVFMVERLWRWARGVHKSDRSASAAGLEELTAMFYGSKRLEQEQREIDYMLRDDEYDGAPPTNSVDLDAGVARIHRQHRTE; from the coding sequence ATGGATGGGACGCTGGCATGGCCGTTGGTGGTCTTGCTGATCGTGGTGTTCATGGTCGAACGGCTCTGGCGGTGGGCGCGCGGTGTGCACAAGTCCGACAGGTCGGCATCGGCGGCCGGCCTCGAAGAGCTGACGGCCATGTTCTACGGCTCGAAACGCCTGGAGCAGGAGCAACGCGAGATCGACTACATGCTCCGCGACGACGAGTACGACGGCGCGCCACCCACGAATTCCGTCGACCTCGATGCCGGAGTTGCCCGAATTCACCGACAGCACAGAACAGAATGA
- a CDS encoding glutamate ABC transporter substrate-binding protein, whose protein sequence is MHAARSTLTFAATAALAGLSALILAATVVAAPLVDGADEPPSITDRDTLVIGVNDDRPGLALKAPDGSLKGFDIDVATYVAGQLDVAPKDLTFKPLASNERESALRRGTVDMVIATYSITPERKDKVTFAGPYYVAHQDILVRQGDRTIKGVRDLRGKKLCQVSGSNSWRRVTEERRVLAELVSAGSYAECVKSLTAGRLDAVSTDDLILAGYAALPRSGVTVVNAPFSDERYGIGLRKGDVSGCREVNRILTGMYQNGAAETLLDQWFATSGLNIAITVPQFEGCT, encoded by the coding sequence GTGCATGCCGCCCGCAGCACGCTCACCTTCGCCGCGACGGCCGCCCTCGCCGGGCTGTCCGCGCTGATCCTGGCGGCGACCGTGGTGGCGGCGCCGCTGGTGGACGGCGCCGACGAGCCGCCGTCCATCACCGACCGGGACACCCTGGTCATCGGGGTCAACGACGACCGTCCGGGCCTCGCCCTGAAAGCCCCGGACGGCTCGCTGAAGGGCTTCGACATCGACGTCGCGACCTACGTCGCCGGACAGCTCGACGTCGCGCCGAAGGACCTGACGTTCAAGCCGCTGGCCTCGAACGAGCGCGAGAGCGCCCTGCGCCGGGGCACGGTCGACATGGTGATCGCGACCTACTCGATCACGCCCGAACGCAAGGACAAGGTCACCTTCGCCGGGCCGTACTACGTCGCGCACCAGGACATCCTCGTCCGGCAGGGCGACCGCACCATCAAGGGCGTGCGCGACCTGCGCGGCAAGAAGCTCTGCCAGGTCTCCGGGTCGAACTCCTGGCGGCGGGTGACCGAGGAGCGCAGGGTCCTCGCCGAGCTCGTCTCGGCGGGCTCCTACGCCGAGTGCGTGAAGTCCCTGACCGCCGGACGGCTGGACGCCGTCTCCACCGACGACCTGATCCTCGCCGGGTACGCGGCGCTTCCCCGCTCCGGCGTCACCGTGGTGAACGCGCCGTTCTCCGACGAGCGCTACGGCATCGGCCTGCGCAAGGGCGACGTGAGCGGCTGCCGCGAGGTCAACCGCATCCTGACCGGCATGTACCAGAACGGCGCCGCCGAGACGCTCCTCGACCAGTGGTTCGCCACGTCCGGGTTGAACATCGCCATCACCGTCCCCCAGTTCGAGGGCTGCACCTGA
- a CDS encoding enoyl-CoA hydratase/isomerase family protein, with the protein MYETIIYTADERIARITLNRPEARNSLSDQMIDELLDAFDRAKADSGVRVIVLTGAGDRAFCAGADLGGLGRAQADGRSVADASAVRESAPFRLFTAFPKLGKPIIARLAGHAVAGGLGLAAACDLVIAADDVKLATPEVNVGLWPMMIMAIINRNVAPKHAFKLYYTGARVTAAEGRDIGLVTEVVPRAELDARVDELARTIASKSPLGLRRGRDAFFAIEGRPLEDQVAHLLGELVELAATEDAKEGITAFLENRSPDFRGR; encoded by the coding sequence ATGTACGAGACGATCATCTACACGGCGGACGAGCGGATCGCGCGGATCACGCTGAACCGGCCGGAGGCGCGCAACTCGCTCAGCGATCAGATGATCGACGAGCTGCTCGACGCGTTCGACCGGGCGAAGGCGGATTCCGGCGTCCGGGTGATCGTCCTGACCGGCGCCGGCGACCGGGCCTTCTGCGCGGGCGCCGACCTCGGCGGCCTCGGCCGGGCCCAGGCGGACGGCCGCTCGGTCGCCGACGCCTCCGCCGTCCGCGAGAGCGCGCCGTTCCGCCTGTTCACGGCGTTCCCCAAGCTCGGCAAGCCGATCATCGCGCGGCTCGCCGGGCACGCCGTCGCGGGCGGGCTCGGCCTGGCCGCCGCCTGCGACCTGGTGATCGCCGCCGATGACGTCAAACTCGCCACCCCCGAGGTCAACGTCGGGCTCTGGCCCATGATGATCATGGCGATCATCAACCGGAACGTCGCGCCCAAGCACGCGTTCAAGCTCTACTACACCGGCGCCCGCGTCACCGCCGCCGAGGGCCGCGACATCGGGCTGGTCACCGAGGTCGTCCCGCGCGCCGAGCTGGACGCCCGGGTGGACGAGCTGGCCCGCACCATCGCGTCCAAGAGCCCCCTCGGCCTGCGCCGGGGCCGCGACGCCTTCTTCGCGATCGAGGGCCGCCCGCTGGAGGACCAGGTGGCCCACCTGCTGGGCGAACTGGTCGAGCTGGCCGCCACGGAGGACGCCAAGGAGGGCATCACGGCCTTCCTGGAGAACCGCTCCCCGGACTTCCGGGGCCGCTGA
- a CDS encoding SDR family NAD(P)-dependent oxidoreductase has translation MDLRLSGRRALVTASSGGIGAAVAARLAAEGCAVLVHGRDEGRATEVADAVRATGGEAGVVLGDLTDDAAAAEVAEQARQWGVDVLVNNAGPVAEHDWDTADPSIWLDTVNGNVVSAVRLIRVLAPPMRERGWGRIVNVGSRGATTPQPNLVDYSAAKAAVVNMTTSLARHLAGSGVTANTVSPGVVVTAGMRKLFEDRAAAQGRPATWDELEPEILADYAANPSGRLGTEDDIAAAVAFLASPLAGYINGIDLRVDGGITGVP, from the coding sequence ATGGACCTTCGACTTTCGGGACGGCGGGCACTGGTCACGGCGAGCAGCGGCGGCATCGGGGCGGCGGTGGCCGCGCGGCTGGCCGCCGAGGGCTGCGCGGTGCTGGTCCACGGCCGGGACGAGGGCCGCGCGACGGAGGTCGCCGACGCCGTGCGCGCCACCGGCGGGGAGGCCGGGGTGGTGCTGGGCGACCTCACCGACGACGCGGCCGCCGCCGAGGTGGCCGAGCAGGCCCGGCAGTGGGGCGTGGACGTCCTGGTCAACAACGCCGGTCCGGTCGCCGAGCACGACTGGGACACCGCCGACCCCTCGATCTGGCTCGACACCGTCAACGGCAACGTCGTCTCGGCGGTGCGGCTGATCCGCGTCCTCGCACCGCCGATGCGCGAGCGCGGCTGGGGGCGCATCGTCAACGTCGGGAGCCGCGGCGCGACCACGCCCCAGCCGAACCTCGTCGACTACTCCGCCGCGAAGGCCGCCGTGGTCAACATGACCACCAGCCTCGCCCGGCACCTCGCCGGGTCCGGCGTCACGGCGAACACCGTCAGCCCCGGAGTGGTCGTCACCGCCGGCATGCGGAAGCTGTTCGAGGACCGGGCGGCGGCGCAGGGCCGTCCCGCCACGTGGGACGAGCTGGAACCGGAGATCCTCGCCGACTACGCGGCCAACCCCAGCGGGCGGCTCGGCACCGAGGACGACATCGCCGCCGCCGTCGCCTTTCTCGCCAGCCCGCTGGCCGGCTACATCAACGGCATCGACCTGCGCGTGGACGGCGGTATCACCGGCGTGCCGTAA
- a CDS encoding zinc-binding dehydrogenase, whose protein sequence is MRRLIPTGDAARPVAFAEAPQPVPEPGEALVRVEAFAPNRGETFLLENPRAGLLPGKDIAGLVVQAAADGSGPRAGARVVGHPGQGGWAEYAAVPTHSLAVLPDGVDGVRAAALPLAGITALRLLRTAGSLAGRRVLLTGASGGVGHYVAELAVGAGAELTAVTATPVRGERLAEMGALVVHAVAAARGPFDVVLESTGGPALPAALSKVRPGGLLVWFGQASHTPATLDFFDLLNGPERVAIQHFHYAGAPYGCDLAALVRLVEQDRLHPEIGRTADWTETAATLVDLRERRIRGKAALLTEGAM, encoded by the coding sequence ATGCGAAGACTGATTCCGACGGGGGACGCGGCGCGGCCGGTCGCCTTCGCCGAGGCTCCCCAGCCCGTCCCGGAGCCCGGTGAGGCACTGGTCAGGGTCGAGGCGTTCGCGCCGAACCGGGGCGAGACGTTCCTCCTGGAGAACCCGCGGGCGGGGCTGCTGCCCGGCAAGGACATCGCGGGGCTCGTCGTGCAGGCCGCGGCCGACGGCTCGGGCCCCCGCGCGGGCGCCCGCGTGGTCGGGCATCCGGGGCAGGGCGGCTGGGCCGAGTACGCCGCCGTTCCCACGCACTCGCTCGCGGTGCTGCCGGACGGCGTCGACGGCGTCCGGGCGGCCGCCCTGCCGCTGGCCGGGATCACCGCCCTGCGGCTGCTGCGCACGGCCGGTTCCCTGGCGGGACGGCGGGTGCTGCTGACCGGTGCCTCGGGCGGGGTCGGCCACTACGTCGCGGAACTGGCCGTCGGAGCGGGAGCCGAACTGACCGCGGTGACGGCCACGCCGGTGCGCGGCGAGCGGCTCGCGGAGATGGGCGCGCTGGTGGTGCACGCCGTCGCGGCGGCCCGGGGGCCGTTCGACGTCGTCCTGGAGTCGACGGGCGGCCCGGCACTGCCGGCCGCCCTGTCCAAGGTGCGTCCGGGCGGGCTGCTCGTCTGGTTCGGGCAGGCGAGCCACACCCCGGCGACCCTCGACTTCTTCGATCTCCTGAACGGACCCGAGCGGGTCGCCATCCAGCACTTCCACTACGCCGGCGCACCCTACGGCTGCGACCTCGCGGCCCTGGTGCGCCTGGTGGAACAGGACCGGCTGCACCCGGAGATCGGCCGGACCGCCGACTGGACCGAGACCGCCGCCACCCTGGTCGACCTCCGCGAGCGCCGGATACGCGGCAAGGCCGCCCTGCTGACCGAAGGAGCGATGTGA
- a CDS encoding S9 family peptidase produces the protein MSVTEFAAAQWTRATGAGVDPHEYRRVTDGLASVADWGPAFTRTGHAHLQRAEEADSPVSAGEHLLMAARWFHLATLAPYPEAARAAAAADRALSRAITLLEPSGRRVGGEEFTGWLRGPADAPATVVVVPGLDSAKEEFLDLTAALLARGLAVFAMDGPGQGALAATTPLRPDYEQVVGRVIDALGVARVGLVGLSLGGYFAARTAALEPRVAAVATVSGPFRLDWDELPPPVRDIMAGRTGGPGAASEFARQVDLTDLAPRVTAPLLVVDGEQDVIPGVTNGEPLARLAPHGTYLSVPHGDHLLGNARPDWLPHLGDHIAHALIGVPE, from the coding sequence GTGAGCGTCACCGAGTTCGCCGCCGCGCAGTGGACGCGCGCCACCGGCGCGGGCGTCGACCCCCACGAGTACCGTCGCGTCACCGATGGCCTCGCCTCCGTCGCCGACTGGGGCCCGGCCTTCACGCGCACCGGGCACGCCCACCTCCAGCGCGCGGAGGAAGCGGACTCGCCCGTCTCCGCGGGCGAGCACCTGCTGATGGCGGCCCGGTGGTTCCACCTGGCCACCCTGGCGCCGTACCCGGAGGCCGCCCGTGCCGCCGCCGCCGCGGACCGTGCCCTGAGCAGGGCGATCACGCTGCTGGAGCCCAGCGGCCGACGGGTGGGCGGCGAGGAATTCACCGGCTGGCTGCGCGGCCCCGCCGACGCGCCCGCCACCGTGGTCGTCGTCCCCGGCCTGGACTCGGCCAAGGAAGAGTTCCTCGACCTGACGGCCGCGCTGCTGGCCAGAGGACTGGCGGTGTTCGCGATGGACGGCCCCGGGCAGGGCGCACTCGCGGCCACGACGCCCCTCAGACCGGACTACGAGCAGGTCGTCGGCCGGGTCATCGACGCCCTCGGCGTCGCCCGCGTCGGGCTCGTCGGCCTCAGCCTGGGCGGCTACTTCGCCGCGCGCACGGCGGCGCTGGAACCGCGCGTGGCGGCGGTCGCCACCGTCAGCGGCCCCTTCCGCCTCGACTGGGACGAACTGCCGCCACCGGTGAGGGACATCATGGCCGGACGCACCGGCGGCCCCGGCGCGGCCAGCGAGTTCGCCCGCCAGGTGGACCTGACAGACCTCGCACCCCGCGTCACCGCCCCGCTGCTCGTCGTGGACGGGGAACAGGACGTCATCCCCGGCGTGACGAACGGGGAGCCGCTGGCCCGTCTCGCGCCGCACGGCACCTACCTGTCCGTCCCGCACGGCGACCACCTGCTCGGCAACGCACGGCCCGACTGGCTGCCCCACCTTGGCGACCACATCGCCCACGCCCTGATCGGAGTACCCGAATGA
- a CDS encoding ATP-binding protein, with product MAGRCRIWVPTGLVVLVGPPASGKTSFVRALIAHRQIDAQAVVSSDEIRAELLSTSPAQAKSDEAEARIFEERDRRIVARLAAGRSAVAESTNVTPQARARLIAIARRFNAPVTMLRFDPDVTDLLQQYTERGRTDLAAADIRAYAAIMSRDAGADQLRSEGATSVHDVPGRRQATTPAEAAAHFSFV from the coding sequence ATGGCGGGCCGCTGCCGCATCTGGGTGCCGACCGGACTCGTCGTCCTCGTCGGTCCACCGGCCTCGGGCAAGACCAGCTTCGTTCGGGCGCTGATCGCGCACCGGCAGATCGACGCGCAAGCCGTGGTGTCCAGCGACGAGATCCGCGCGGAGCTTCTCAGCACCTCACCCGCACAGGCGAAATCCGACGAGGCGGAAGCACGGATCTTCGAGGAACGCGACCGCAGGATCGTCGCCAGGCTCGCCGCCGGGCGCAGCGCAGTCGCCGAGTCGACGAACGTCACGCCGCAGGCACGTGCACGACTCATCGCCATCGCCAGGCGTTTCAACGCCCCGGTGACCATGCTGCGATTCGACCCGGACGTCACCGACCTTCTCCAGCAGTACACTGAGCGAGGCCGCACGGACCTCGCCGCCGCGGACATCCGTGCCTACGCCGCCATCATGAGCCGGGACGCGGGTGCCGACCAGCTCCGCTCCGAGGGCGCGACCAGCGTCCACGATGTCCCCGGACGTCGCCAAGCGACCACGCCCGCCGAAGCCGCCGCGCACTTCTCCTTCGTCTGA
- a CDS encoding LysR family transcriptional regulator, translating to MDLDLAQVRAFVRAAEELHFGRAAGTLAISQQALSKRIARLESLLGTRLFQRGGNGMLLTEAGRRFLRPARQTLAAADAAVAAAIGTDRPLRVDVWGHLYAPMRTLAQVAGPAGNLELGHGRDLPSVAAALLHGDIDAAFGRVHPPLHAGLAHRLVRLEPVDAVLSTGHPLAAEPALRPDQLCGSVLWAPGALDRLDFLHQFADRFDIQDRAASINLGPVHFLTEVAADPRRFSLLPADVPLPEIPGLASVPLVDPTLLYAWSLLWRTGNGHPGLDGLTAACAAEAGRSRWLEYDPTRDWLPEPPTNRPPPAPGTNAIEHTAP from the coding sequence ATGGACCTCGACCTGGCGCAGGTACGTGCCTTCGTCCGCGCCGCCGAGGAACTGCACTTCGGACGGGCCGCCGGGACGCTCGCCATCTCCCAGCAGGCACTGTCCAAACGGATCGCGCGGCTGGAATCGCTGCTCGGGACGCGGCTGTTCCAGCGCGGCGGCAACGGGATGCTCCTCACCGAGGCCGGACGGCGGTTCCTCCGGCCGGCCCGGCAGACCCTCGCCGCCGCGGATGCCGCCGTCGCCGCTGCCATCGGGACGGACCGTCCGCTGCGCGTCGACGTCTGGGGCCACCTCTACGCGCCGATGCGGACGCTGGCCCAGGTCGCCGGGCCGGCCGGGAACCTGGAGTTGGGCCACGGCCGTGATCTGCCGTCGGTGGCGGCGGCCCTGCTGCACGGCGACATCGACGCCGCCTTCGGCCGCGTCCACCCTCCGCTGCACGCCGGGCTGGCGCACCGCCTCGTCCGCCTCGAACCGGTGGACGCCGTACTGAGCACCGGCCACCCGCTCGCCGCCGAACCGGCGCTGCGACCGGACCAGCTGTGCGGCAGCGTGCTGTGGGCGCCCGGCGCGCTGGACCGGCTCGACTTCCTCCACCAGTTCGCCGACCGGTTCGACATCCAGGACAGGGCCGCGAGCATCAACCTGGGCCCCGTCCACTTCCTCACCGAAGTCGCCGCCGACCCGCGACGCTTCTCGCTGCTGCCCGCCGACGTGCCCCTGCCGGAGATCCCCGGGCTGGCGTCCGTCCCGCTGGTCGACCCGACGCTGCTGTACGCCTGGTCGCTGCTGTGGCGCACCGGCAACGGCCACCCGGGCTTGGACGGCCTCACCGCCGCCTGCGCCGCGGAAGCCGGACGGAGCCGATGGCTGGAATACGACCCGACCCGCGACTGGCTCCCCGAACCCCCAACGAACCGTCCCCCTCCGGCACCGGGAACGAACGCCATTGAGCACACCGCCCCCTGA
- a CDS encoding maleylpyruvate isomerase family mycothiol-dependent enzyme: MIFGPAVDVRPLFPRERQAMLDLLRALTPAEWATPTVCPGWDVHDVVSHVLNDYMRRLSGSRDGYGGAVFADDETLPGYLARTNDEFVRASRQLSPQLMIELLDDLGPRLDAMWASRDLHAAADLNVSWAADDVDSPAWLDIGREYTEFWVHQQQVRDAVSAPGALEPDLMAPVLDLFARGLPHALRMHDRPEGSTAHLEVLGPAGGRWTVARQDGRWRMAEPHGEPSAHVSMDQDAFWRLATRGITVDQARERSTASGDADLTASITALLAVIA, from the coding sequence ATGATCTTCGGACCGGCCGTCGACGTCCGTCCCCTGTTCCCGCGCGAGCGGCAGGCCATGCTCGACCTGCTCCGGGCCCTGACACCCGCCGAGTGGGCCACGCCGACGGTGTGCCCCGGCTGGGACGTCCACGACGTCGTCAGTCACGTCCTCAACGACTACATGCGGCGCCTGTCCGGCAGCCGCGACGGGTACGGCGGCGCGGTGTTCGCCGATGACGAGACGCTTCCCGGCTACCTGGCGCGCACCAACGACGAGTTCGTCCGGGCGTCCCGGCAGCTGAGCCCGCAGCTGATGATCGAGCTGCTGGACGATCTGGGGCCGCGACTGGACGCCATGTGGGCGTCCCGAGACCTCCATGCCGCCGCCGACCTGAACGTCTCCTGGGCCGCCGACGACGTAGACAGCCCGGCCTGGCTGGACATCGGCCGCGAATACACCGAGTTCTGGGTCCACCAGCAGCAGGTGCGCGACGCGGTCTCCGCACCGGGCGCCCTGGAACCCGATCTCATGGCCCCAGTGCTCGACCTCTTCGCGCGGGGCCTGCCGCATGCCCTGCGCATGCACGACCGTCCCGAAGGCAGCACGGCCCACTTGGAAGTGCTCGGCCCGGCGGGTGGCCGGTGGACCGTGGCTCGGCAGGACGGGCGATGGCGGATGGCCGAGCCCCACGGCGAGCCGTCCGCACACGTCTCCATGGACCAGGACGCCTTCTGGCGGCTGGCGACCAGGGGCATCACCGTGGATCAGGCCCGCGAGCGCTCGACGGCGTCCGGCGACGCCGACCTCACCGCGTCCATCACGGCCCTGCTCGCGGTCATCGCCTAA
- a CDS encoding acetyl-CoA C-acetyltransferase, which yields MAEAYIVGAVRTPVGTKKGALKDVHPADLGAHVLKELVNRTGVDPSAVEDNIMGCVMQVGPQALDVARTAWLSAGLPDTVPGVTIDRQCGSSQQAIHFAAQGVLSGTQDLVVASGVEQMAKVPMGSSIVQGMDFPYGEGWAERYGMQEISQFRGAELMAEKWGLTREDLEKFALESHQRAAKAIEAGYFDREIAPLAGLSKDEGARPDTTLEKMAGLNVLREGGVITAAVASQISIGASALLIASEEAVKRHNLTPRARIHTLAVCGSDPVYMLTGPIPATEKALAKSGLKIDDIDVFEVNEAFAPVPMAWAADTGASLDKTNPNGGAIALGHPLGATGGVLMTKLLHELERTGGRYGLQTMCEGGGQANATIIERL from the coding sequence GTGGCCGAGGCGTACATCGTCGGCGCGGTCCGTACCCCCGTCGGTACCAAGAAGGGCGCACTGAAGGACGTCCACCCCGCCGACCTCGGGGCCCACGTGCTCAAGGAGCTCGTGAACCGCACCGGCGTCGACCCTTCCGCGGTCGAGGACAACATCATGGGCTGCGTCATGCAGGTCGGCCCGCAGGCCCTGGACGTCGCGCGCACCGCGTGGCTGTCGGCCGGGCTGCCGGACACCGTGCCCGGCGTGACCATCGACCGCCAGTGCGGGTCGTCCCAGCAGGCGATCCACTTCGCCGCGCAGGGCGTCCTGTCCGGCACCCAGGACCTGGTCGTCGCCTCCGGCGTCGAGCAGATGGCCAAGGTGCCGATGGGCTCCAGCATCGTCCAGGGGATGGACTTCCCGTACGGCGAGGGCTGGGCCGAGCGCTACGGCATGCAGGAGATCTCCCAGTTCCGCGGCGCCGAGCTGATGGCCGAGAAGTGGGGCCTCACCCGCGAGGACCTGGAGAAGTTCGCGCTGGAGAGCCACCAGCGCGCCGCCAAGGCCATCGAGGCCGGCTACTTCGACCGGGAGATCGCGCCGCTCGCCGGTCTTTCCAAGGACGAGGGCGCCCGCCCCGACACCACGCTGGAGAAGATGGCGGGGCTGAACGTCCTGCGCGAGGGCGGCGTGATCACCGCGGCCGTCGCCTCGCAGATCTCCATCGGCGCGTCCGCGCTGCTCATCGCCTCCGAGGAGGCCGTCAAGCGGCACAACCTGACCCCGCGCGCCCGCATCCACACCCTCGCGGTGTGCGGCTCGGACCCGGTCTACATGCTGACCGGCCCGATCCCGGCGACCGAGAAGGCCCTCGCCAAGTCCGGCCTGAAGATCGACGACATCGACGTCTTCGAGGTCAACGAGGCGTTCGCCCCGGTCCCGATGGCGTGGGCGGCCGACACCGGCGCCTCGCTGGACAAGACCAACCCCAACGGCGGCGCCATCGCGCTCGGCCACCCGCTCGGCGCCACCGGCGGCGTGCTGATGACCAAGCTCCTGCACGAGCTGGAGCGCACCGGCGGCCGCTACGGCCTGCAGACCATGTGCGAGGGCGGCGGCCAGGCCAACGCCACCATCATCGAGCGTCTCTGA
- a CDS encoding DUF397 domain-containing protein yields the protein MKHGPYPSWRKSSYSGGDTGQCVELANLGTTLGVRDSTDPDGPVLRFGRNAVRRLVLSIKSGGFSHPVQDEE from the coding sequence ATGAAGCACGGGCCATACCCCAGCTGGCGCAAGAGCAGCTACAGCGGCGGTGACACTGGCCAATGCGTCGAACTCGCCAACCTTGGCACCACTCTGGGCGTCCGGGACAGTACCGACCCCGATGGGCCCGTCCTCCGGTTCGGGCGAAACGCTGTGAGGCGGCTGGTCCTGTCCATCAAGAGCGGCGGTTTCTCTCACCCGGTGCAGGACGAGGAGTGA